One window of the Deinococcus ruber genome contains the following:
- the gatB gene encoding Asp-tRNA(Asn)/Glu-tRNA(Gln) amidotransferase subunit GatB yields the protein MSQPTPTTDLQAVIGLEVHLHLDTRTKMFSACGTDYFGAGPNTYTDPLTLGLPGTLPTINAHAVDLAIMFGLALGCDVSGFTQFHRKNYYYPDAPKNYQISQYDRPIARNGFLEVDGVRIGITRAHLEDDAGKLMHPLYAPYSLLDLNRAGMPLIEMVTEPDIRTPEQARRFLGLVRAVAQSLGVSEANPEEGQMRCDVNVSVHRPGTPFGTKVEVKNLNSFRSVQRALEYEIARQTRIVSAGGTISQDTMGWDDGGQKTFVMRTKEGEADYRYFPDPDLPPLNITPDWIERVRATMPELPTQKHARYLAAGLRESDADSISIDVPLSRFLDAALQEPGADAPADFAQKLANWLLTDVAGWLSAHEQTLAQSKLTPAHLSALVNLVNAGTISGKMAKELLPTVMEGADPAALVQERGLSVVTDTGAIEAAIDAAMQADPATVEKVRAGNAKAVNALFGPIMKAMGGQAKPDVVRTLLNQKLGL from the coding sequence CCCCCACCACCGACCTTCAAGCCGTCATCGGGCTGGAAGTCCATCTGCATCTGGACACCCGCACCAAGATGTTCAGCGCCTGCGGCACCGATTACTTCGGCGCTGGCCCCAACACCTACACCGACCCGCTGACGCTGGGGCTGCCCGGTACGCTGCCGACCATCAATGCCCACGCCGTCGATCTGGCGATCATGTTCGGGCTGGCGCTGGGCTGCGACGTTTCGGGCTTTACCCAGTTTCACCGCAAGAACTACTACTACCCCGACGCCCCCAAGAACTACCAGATTTCGCAGTATGACCGCCCGATTGCCCGGAACGGCTTTCTGGAAGTGGACGGCGTGCGGATCGGCATTACCCGCGCCCACCTCGAAGACGACGCGGGCAAGCTGATGCACCCGCTGTACGCGCCTTACAGCCTGCTCGACCTGAACCGCGCCGGAATGCCCCTGATCGAGATGGTGACGGAACCCGATATCCGCACGCCGGAGCAGGCACGGCGGTTTCTGGGGCTGGTGCGGGCGGTGGCGCAGTCGCTGGGCGTGTCGGAGGCCAACCCCGAAGAGGGCCAGATGCGCTGCGACGTGAACGTCTCGGTTCACCGCCCCGGCACACCGTTTGGCACCAAGGTCGAGGTGAAGAACCTCAACAGTTTCCGCAGTGTGCAGCGGGCGCTGGAATACGAGATTGCGCGGCAGACGCGCATCGTGTCGGCGGGCGGCACCATCAGCCAGGACACGATGGGCTGGGATGACGGCGGACAGAAGACCTTCGTGATGCGGACCAAAGAGGGCGAGGCCGATTACCGCTACTTCCCCGATCCTGATCTGCCCCCGCTGAACATCACGCCGGACTGGATCGAACGCGTGCGGGCCACCATGCCCGAGCTGCCGACCCAGAAACACGCTCGCTATCTGGCGGCGGGGCTGCGCGAGTCCGACGCCGACAGCATCAGTATCGACGTGCCGCTCAGCCGCTTTCTGGACGCGGCCCTGCAAGAACCCGGAGCCGACGCCCCCGCCGATTTCGCGCAGAAGCTCGCCAACTGGCTGCTGACCGACGTGGCAGGCTGGCTGAGCGCCCACGAGCAGACGCTGGCCCAGAGCAAGCTGACGCCCGCCCATCTGAGTGCCCTGGTGAACCTGGTAAATGCCGGAACCATCAGCGGCAAGATGGCGAAGGAACTGCTGCCCACGGTGATGGAAGGCGCAGACCCGGCAGCGCTGGTGCAGGAACGCGGCCTGAGCGTCGTGACCGATACCGGCGCGATCGAGGCCGCCATCGACGCCGCCATGCAGGCCGACCCCGCCACCGTCGAAAAGGTGCGGGCGGGCAACGCCAAGGCCGTGAACGCGCTGTTCGGCCCCATCATGAAGGCGATGGGTGGGCAGGCCAAGCCCGACGTGGTGCGGACGCTGCTGAATCAGAAGCTGGGGCTGTAA
- a CDS encoding fumarylacetoacetate hydrolase family protein, producing MRILKAQHAGRTLWGQIEDGDAGETVHVISGVVGERTGETLPLSALTLLAPAEAGKIVCVGRNYLDHIRELGNMLPDDSLPKEPGIFLKGANALAEPGGTVDAPDWSENFHFEGELALVIGQRAQHLTPENALDAVLGYTCGLDLTARDKQKTDLQWFRAKAADRFCPLGPWLQTGLDPADLRVQTRINGATRQDSRTSHMIFNVVDILTYVTRYVTLEVGDVILTGTPDGVGPLQPGDVVEVEVEGVGVLTTHIGAAASAG from the coding sequence ATGCGAATTCTGAAAGCACAGCACGCAGGCCGCACACTCTGGGGACAGATCGAAGACGGGGACGCGGGCGAAACGGTTCATGTCATCAGCGGCGTAGTGGGCGAGCGCACCGGAGAAACGCTGCCGCTGTCGGCCCTGACGCTGCTGGCTCCTGCCGAAGCGGGCAAGATCGTGTGTGTGGGGCGCAACTATCTCGATCACATCCGCGAGCTGGGAAACATGCTGCCAGACGACAGCCTGCCCAAAGAGCCGGGCATCTTTCTGAAGGGAGCCAACGCCCTGGCCGAGCCGGGCGGCACGGTGGACGCGCCCGACTGGAGCGAGAATTTCCATTTCGAGGGCGAACTGGCCCTGGTGATCGGCCAGCGTGCTCAGCACCTGACGCCCGAAAACGCGCTGGATGCGGTGCTCGGCTACACCTGCGGCCTCGACCTGACCGCCCGCGACAAGCAGAAAACCGACCTGCAATGGTTCCGCGCCAAGGCCGCCGACCGCTTCTGCCCGCTGGGGCCGTGGCTGCAAACAGGCCTCGATCCTGCCGATCTGCGCGTGCAGACCCGCATCAACGGAGCCACACGCCAGGACAGCCGCACGTCTCACATGATTTTCAACGTCGTGGACATCCTGACCTACGTAACGCGGTACGTGACGCTCGAAGTGGGCGACGTAATCCTGACTGGCACGCCCGACGGCGTGGGGCCGCTCCAGCCAGGTGACGTGGTGGAAGTGGAAGTCGAGGGCGTGGGCGTGCTGACCACCCACATCGGCGCGGCTGCGTCAGCAGGATGA
- a CDS encoding phosphotransferase yields MPDGPSSSIPPALEPRVFPSLEARYGPLTPADAGMQSRVYRAGELMLKVYRSRRGEHRQEADNMQRAGLGHLVVDALEADGVEVLVMRRFPGRPLQVDDLPAALPQLRTIIRRLHELREGRVNLVKLRERLKRFRSALAAYPLEDLFAAIEGPLERGDLEAEAAFCHLDLWQDNILVGDHAPGEVGEVLVIDWTRAAYDDPLRDLALLKTGTLDLLPARQSLDAALYMLPDQQPATLRRFRAYLAHTYLHDLYWFLMNDPYAFEAQSDVKLPRARHTLSHLPQ; encoded by the coding sequence GTGCCAGATGGCCCCTCCTCTTCCATTCCTCCAGCGCTGGAACCTCGCGTTTTTCCCAGTCTGGAAGCCCGCTACGGGCCGCTGACGCCCGCCGACGCAGGCATGCAGAGCAGGGTGTACCGTGCCGGTGAACTGATGCTCAAGGTGTACCGCAGCCGCCGGGGTGAACACCGTCAGGAGGCTGACAACATGCAGCGGGCGGGCCTGGGGCATCTGGTGGTAGACGCGCTGGAGGCCGACGGCGTGGAAGTGCTGGTGATGCGCCGCTTTCCGGGCCGACCCCTTCAGGTGGATGACCTCCCGGCAGCGCTGCCCCAGCTCCGCACGATCATCCGGCGGCTGCACGAACTGCGGGAAGGCCGCGTCAACCTCGTCAAGCTGCGCGAACGTCTCAAGCGCTTTCGCAGCGCGTTGGCCGCGTATCCGCTCGAAGACCTGTTCGCCGCCATCGAAGGGCCGCTGGAGCGCGGCGACCTGGAAGCGGAGGCGGCGTTCTGCCACCTGGATTTATGGCAGGACAATATTCTGGTGGGCGACCACGCCCCCGGCGAGGTGGGCGAAGTGCTGGTGATCGACTGGACGCGGGCCGCCTACGATGACCCACTGCGCGACCTGGCCCTCTTGAAGACCGGCACGCTCGACCTGCTGCCTGCCCGCCAGAGCCTCGACGCCGCGCTGTATATGCTGCCCGATCAGCAGCCCGCCACGCTGCGGCGTTTCCGGGCGTATCTGGCCCACACGTATCTGCACGATCTGTACTGGTTCCTGATGAACGACCCCTACGCCTTCGAGGCCCAGAGCGACGTCAAGCTCCCCAGGGCGCGGCACACGCTCAGCCACCTGCCACAGTAA
- a CDS encoding DUF2089 domain-containing protein — protein MPQPLPIPFPGVSESPLITELVFPDAAVTVRGEFTLNEFATLTPDNLDFLRLYIKVRGNLKEVERILGLSYPTVRARFDALLRSIGYEPEVADPRDETLRLLERGEITPEEATRRLKSR, from the coding sequence ATGCCTCAGCCGCTCCCGATTCCCTTCCCCGGCGTGTCCGAGTCTCCGCTCATCACCGAACTGGTCTTTCCGGACGCTGCTGTAACGGTGCGCGGCGAATTCACCCTCAACGAGTTCGCCACCCTCACGCCCGACAACCTCGATTTTCTGCGGCTGTACATCAAGGTGCGCGGCAACCTCAAGGAAGTCGAGCGCATTCTGGGCCTGAGTTACCCCACGGTACGCGCCCGTTTCGATGCGCTGCTGCGCTCCATCGGCTACGAGCCGGAAGTGGCCGACCCGCGAGATGAAACTCTTCGCCTGCTGGAACGCGGCGAGATCACGCCGGAAGAAGCCACCAGACGGCTGAAAAGCCGCTAG